In one window of bacterium DNA:
- a CDS encoding MFS transporter produces MQTLHGKLPFLIIYLASFLYALHYALPLYVASTFMGEYVREETVGMIYALGSLVTIVLFFNMSRILAAFGNYRITLLSIVLEVVSLLGLAIIESPLFLIPVFIFNQIILNVLYLNLNVFLEAYSTDGFTGSIRGMFLTILNVAILIAPFLAGMMFSDGEFGKVYLAAALILAPVFFLIYFTFKGYQDPHYKHVPLWSTLREVSANKNIYGAFVTSFLLNFFYTWMIIYTPLYLYKTLGIPLREVVGIITPIALIPFVLFQVVMGRLADRKWGEQEMLIGGFIIMAITTALLAFVTSTNIYLWAFLLFLTRVGASAVEVMSETYFFKQVDGTDTHLITLFRNLPPLSFLVGPIVATMLLTIFNIEYNHLFLVLGALMFLGVYYGLIIKDTK; encoded by the coding sequence ATGCAAACACTCCACGGAAAACTTCCCTTTCTTATTATCTACCTTGCAAGCTTTCTCTACGCCCTTCATTATGCGCTTCCGCTCTATGTCGCCTCTACGTTCATGGGAGAATACGTACGTGAGGAGACTGTGGGAATGATCTACGCGCTTGGCTCTTTGGTTACTATAGTTCTTTTTTTCAATATGTCGCGCATACTCGCAGCATTTGGGAATTATCGTATTACCCTTCTTTCGATCGTCCTTGAGGTTGTTTCTCTTTTAGGGCTTGCGATTATAGAGTCGCCACTCTTTCTTATCCCTGTTTTTATATTCAACCAGATCATACTGAACGTCTTGTATCTCAATCTCAACGTTTTCCTTGAGGCATACTCCACGGATGGATTCACAGGCTCGATTCGTGGGATGTTTCTCACAATCTTAAACGTTGCAATTCTCATCGCGCCGTTTCTCGCTGGGATGATGTTCTCCGATGGTGAGTTTGGGAAAGTTTATCTCGCCGCGGCGCTCATCCTCGCTCCTGTTTTTTTTCTTATTTACTTCACATTCAAGGGCTATCAAGACCCCCATTACAAACACGTGCCCCTATGGAGCACACTCCGTGAAGTAAGCGCAAATAAAAATATCTATGGCGCATTCGTCACATCATTTCTTCTTAACTTTTTTTATACGTGGATGATCATCTACACACCGCTCTATCTCTATAAAACACTTGGAATTCCTTTGCGAGAGGTCGTGGGAATCATTACGCCTATCGCACTTATTCCGTTTGTGCTTTTCCAAGTTGTTATGGGAAGGCTCGCTGACAGAAAATGGGGCGAGCAAGAAATGCTCATTGGTGGATTTATTATTATGGCAATCACTACCGCCTTACTTGCATTCGTCACGTCGACCAACATTTACCTTTGGGCGTTCCTTCTCTTCTTAACCCGAGTCGGCGCAAGTGCTGTTGAGGTAATGTCAGAAACCTATTTCTTCAAACAAGTTGACGGCACCGACACTCACCTCATCACCTTGTTCAGAAATCTGCCACCATTATCGTTCCTTGTCGGCCCTATCGTCGCCACAATGCTTCTGACAATATTTAATATCGAATACAATCATCTGTT